In a genomic window of Myotis daubentonii chromosome X, mMyoDau2.1, whole genome shotgun sequence:
- the LOC132224389 gene encoding claudin-34-like, with amino-acid sequence MAMLKNANCQAASFSLNILGWILSMICMGLAEWRVWYMESSSAPSRGLACIGMWRVCTYQHNSPHGRVIACHRYSYSDTYLPLDIRIAQNLLLAASLLGLLGKVLTVKGLLRVYAGHRQKNTICNLFCASGVLSIIAGAFIFTAVIWNHHSVLNEEGIRFPPSFHIPFRPDRQETGTTVPVAALAAFLMLLSGLLTISFQLHPNNQVYPEVSQV; translated from the coding sequence ATGGCCATGTTGAAAAACGCCAATTGCCAGGCAGCGAGTTTCTCCCTCAACATTCTGGGATGGATCTTATCCATGATTTGCATGGGCCTGGCCGAGTGGCGGGTGTGGTACATGGAGAGCAGCTCCGCCCCGTCCCGGGGGCTGGCCTGCATTGGGATGTGGAGGGTCTGTACTTACCAGCACAACAGCCCCCACGGCAGAGTCATAGCCTGTCACCGCTACAGCTACAGTGACACCTACCTGCCGCTGGATATCCGCATCGCTCAGAACCTGCTGCTGGCCGCCAGCCTCCTCGGGCTGCTGGGAAAAGTGCTCACGGTCAAGGGCCTGCTGAGAGTGTACGCGGGACACCGTCAGAAGAACACCATCTGCAATCTGTTCTGCGCTTCCGGAGTCCTGAGCATCATAGCTGGGGCATTTATCTTCACTGCTGTCATCTGGAACCACCACTCCGTGTTGAATGAAGAGGGCATACGCTTCCCACCATCCTTCCACATCCCCTTCAGGCCCGACCGGCAGGAGACGGGCACCACCGTGCCCGTGGCGGCTCTGGCTGCCTTCCTTATGCTGTTGAGTGGGCTGCTGACCATCTCTTTCCAGCTGCACCCCAACAACCAAGTGTACCCCGAAGTCTCGCAAGTGTGA